One window of the Rufibacter radiotolerans genome contains the following:
- a CDS encoding bifunctional folylpolyglutamate synthase/dihydrofolate synthase — MTYEQALDYLYQQLPMFHRIGNAAFKKSLDNIIALTEAVHNPQDSFKAVHIAGTNGKGSSSSMLAAILQAAGYKTGLYTSPHLKDFTERIRVNGQMISKEKVAQFTTQHQALFEKIKPSFFEMTVALAFEYFKEEAVDIAVIEVGLGGRLDSTNIITPLVSLITNIGLDHQLLLGNTLPEIAQEKAGIIKPGIPAIISTTQPAVSGTFEKKALETQSPLLFADQEYQVELKESKAFSSIYTVRHKGAIYLQDLELSLLGNYQRFNLPGVLATVAQLNQQGFTITEAHIREGLRNVQQLTGLKGRWQILSEKPLTICDTGHNIDGLTEVVKQLLALKAPQVHVVFGAVNDKDISSVLRLLPVSYRYYFCEAQIPRALPVQKLWEEAQFAGLKGAAYPTVEDAILAAKAYAQEDEVIFIGGSTFVVAEIPEL; from the coding sequence GTGACCTACGAACAAGCCTTAGACTATCTTTACCAGCAGTTGCCGATGTTTCACCGCATCGGCAACGCTGCTTTTAAGAAGAGCCTGGACAACATCATTGCCTTAACTGAAGCAGTACATAATCCCCAGGACAGTTTTAAAGCCGTGCACATTGCCGGCACCAACGGGAAAGGAAGCTCGTCTTCCATGCTGGCGGCAATCTTGCAGGCGGCTGGCTACAAAACCGGCCTGTACACCTCACCGCACCTCAAAGACTTCACAGAACGCATTAGAGTAAATGGCCAGATGATCTCCAAGGAGAAGGTGGCCCAATTTACAACCCAGCACCAGGCGCTCTTTGAGAAAATTAAGCCGTCGTTCTTTGAGATGACCGTGGCCCTGGCCTTTGAGTATTTTAAAGAAGAAGCGGTAGACATTGCCGTGATAGAGGTAGGCCTGGGCGGCCGCCTTGATTCCACTAACATCATTACCCCTCTGGTTTCCTTAATCACCAATATTGGCTTAGACCACCAACTGCTCTTAGGCAATACCTTACCAGAAATAGCCCAGGAAAAAGCAGGCATCATCAAGCCTGGCATCCCGGCAATCATCAGTACCACCCAACCTGCCGTTTCAGGCACTTTTGAGAAAAAAGCCCTTGAAACGCAAAGTCCCCTGCTCTTCGCTGACCAGGAGTACCAGGTGGAACTAAAAGAAAGCAAAGCCTTTTCCTCTATCTATACTGTAAGGCACAAGGGCGCTATTTATTTACAGGACCTGGAGTTGTCCTTACTGGGGAATTACCAACGCTTCAACCTGCCTGGCGTCTTGGCGACGGTAGCACAGCTAAACCAGCAAGGTTTCACGATTACCGAAGCACATATCCGTGAAGGGCTCCGAAACGTGCAACAGTTGACCGGGCTCAAAGGCCGATGGCAGATTTTGTCAGAAAAGCCGCTTACCATCTGTGATACCGGGCATAACATAGACGGCCTTACGGAGGTGGTGAAACAATTGCTGGCGTTAAAAGCTCCCCAGGTGCATGTGGTATTTGGCGCCGTTAATGACAAAGACATATCAAGCGTGCTTCGGCTTTTACCAGTTTCCTACCGGTATTATTTCTGTGAGGCCCAGATACCGAGGGCTTTGCCCGTACAGAAGCTTTGGGAAGAAGCCCAGTTCGCCGGCCTTAAGGGGGCCGCTTATCCCACCGTGGAAGACGCCATTTTGGCCGCCAAAGCCTATGCACAGGAAGATGAGGTAATATTCATAGGAGGCAGTACCTTTGTGGTAGCGGAAATTCCCGAACTATAA
- a CDS encoding tetratricopeptide repeat protein, protein MKIPYKLALATALLGGANVAHAQHPLTFRSEERFFQEGLELFDREKFGAAQQAFAEYIRLINDPAKTADAQYYYAISGLYLFHPDAEQLVLQFAKRFPTHPKASVAFFELGTSLFDSKNYDKAIQYLEKAPADRLDDAQLKELEFKLGYAYFTKKNFKKAKELFDRNKRGTHEYSYASSYYAGYLAYKEGDYIGAKLDLKVAEKDESYSLVVPYMLTEVLYKEKNFQEVISYGEASLQKTPKVQNPQEIELLVGDAYFQRNDFKKASEYFKSYAKGKKTLDKTVQYKIGITDYKNNDFKSAIQNLKAVAFHSDSLGQNASYHLGLSYLKDNNKQFALGAFDQARKLNIDRNVKEGATIKYAQLNYELGNFSEVINSLASFSKDFPESRFAGEADDILSDAYLNSSNYLEAIQHIEKLPKRSHRINETYQRVTYYQAVKLYNDQLFQQAVQMLDKSLGFPYDKEIQAGSNFLKGEAYSIGQRWPQAINSYGAVFQTPGSGRTEYYVKSRYGIGYAYYNEKQYDKALVHFKAYLSDNSIKAGNPNYTDAMIRLADTYYVTKDYSQALSYYDQALAARTPDADYVHFQKGVVQNLSGRREQAIASLQILLKNYPKSRYADDAVYQKGIIDFEASNYAPAIASFSQLIDNYSNSTLVPNALQKRGVAYSNLQRKNEAIADFKRVIDQYPTHPIANNALYSLQETLGAANQTEQLDTYLEKFKLANPESDALESVEFEAAKSLYFNEKYTQAIPKFEGFLKSYPASASVANARYFLGDSYFRSGDKANALRSLKEVAIQGKSEYLSKAVQRVADMEFENGNYGEAAAFYSRLRDLAVNKKEQANALVGLMKSFYFTNDFNNTILIADDLIARGNSTLNAYNTALLFRGKASLALGRTDQAMKEFTTAATSATDVNGAEAHYLITEILFQQKKYKEALDHGFEFSKTFGDYDLWLGKTFLMIADIYVAQNEAFQAKATLNSIIENSPLEEIKTEAKTKLAALENSVTPPVNTPNEKENEN, encoded by the coding sequence ATGAAGATACCTTACAAGTTAGCCCTGGCCACCGCCTTGCTGGGAGGAGCCAACGTGGCACACGCGCAGCACCCGCTGACCTTCCGTTCAGAAGAGCGTTTTTTCCAGGAAGGGTTAGAGCTTTTTGACCGCGAAAAGTTTGGGGCCGCTCAGCAGGCCTTCGCAGAGTACATCCGGCTTATTAATGACCCCGCCAAAACCGCCGATGCGCAGTATTACTACGCCATCAGTGGGCTGTACCTGTTCCACCCGGACGCTGAGCAGTTGGTGTTGCAGTTTGCCAAGCGCTTTCCTACGCACCCCAAGGCCAGCGTGGCGTTCTTTGAGCTAGGTACTTCCCTGTTTGACAGCAAGAACTATGACAAGGCCATCCAGTACCTGGAGAAAGCCCCCGCCGACCGCCTGGATGACGCGCAGTTAAAGGAGTTAGAGTTTAAGCTGGGGTACGCTTATTTTACCAAAAAGAATTTCAAGAAAGCCAAAGAACTGTTTGACCGCAACAAACGCGGCACGCATGAATATTCCTATGCCTCTAGCTATTATGCCGGTTACCTGGCCTACAAAGAAGGAGATTACATTGGCGCCAAGCTAGACCTTAAGGTTGCCGAAAAGGATGAGAGTTACAGCCTGGTAGTGCCGTACATGCTCACCGAGGTGCTTTATAAAGAGAAGAACTTCCAGGAGGTAATCAGCTACGGCGAAGCCTCTCTGCAGAAGACGCCTAAAGTACAGAACCCCCAGGAAATTGAATTGCTGGTAGGGGATGCCTATTTCCAGCGCAATGACTTCAAAAAAGCTTCTGAGTATTTCAAGAGCTACGCCAAAGGCAAAAAGACCCTTGACAAAACCGTACAGTACAAAATAGGGATAACCGATTATAAGAACAACGATTTTAAAAGCGCCATCCAGAACCTGAAGGCCGTGGCCTTCCATTCAGATTCCTTGGGCCAGAACGCGTCCTATCACCTAGGTTTAAGTTACCTCAAAGACAACAACAAGCAGTTTGCGCTGGGCGCCTTTGACCAGGCCCGCAAGCTTAACATAGACCGCAACGTAAAGGAAGGCGCCACTATCAAGTACGCGCAGCTAAACTATGAACTGGGCAACTTCTCTGAGGTGATCAACTCGTTGGCTTCATTCAGCAAAGATTTTCCAGAGTCTAGGTTTGCCGGCGAGGCCGATGATATTTTAAGTGATGCCTACCTCAACTCCAGCAATTACCTGGAAGCCATCCAGCACATTGAGAAACTGCCCAAGCGCAGCCACCGCATCAATGAGACCTATCAGCGGGTTACTTATTATCAGGCCGTTAAGCTCTACAATGACCAGTTGTTCCAGCAGGCCGTGCAGATGCTAGACAAATCGTTGGGCTTCCCTTATGACAAGGAGATTCAGGCGGGCAGCAACTTCCTGAAGGGGGAAGCTTATTCCATTGGTCAGCGCTGGCCGCAAGCCATCAACAGCTACGGCGCCGTTTTCCAGACCCCCGGCTCCGGTCGCACCGAGTATTACGTGAAGTCCCGCTACGGCATTGGCTACGCGTATTACAATGAAAAGCAGTACGACAAGGCCCTGGTGCATTTCAAAGCGTATTTGAGTGACAATTCCATCAAGGCGGGCAATCCCAACTACACAGACGCCATGATCCGGCTAGCCGATACGTACTACGTAACCAAGGATTACAGCCAGGCCCTTTCTTACTATGACCAGGCCTTGGCCGCCCGCACCCCAGACGCAGATTACGTGCACTTCCAGAAAGGAGTGGTGCAAAACCTGTCGGGCCGGCGAGAACAGGCTATTGCCAGCTTGCAGATCTTACTAAAGAACTATCCAAAGTCGCGCTACGCCGATGATGCCGTGTACCAAAAAGGTATCATTGACTTTGAGGCCTCAAATTACGCCCCGGCAATTGCTTCTTTCAGCCAGCTGATAGACAACTATTCCAACAGCACCCTGGTACCAAACGCGCTGCAGAAACGAGGAGTGGCTTACAGTAACTTGCAACGCAAGAACGAAGCCATCGCAGACTTCAAGCGCGTGATTGACCAGTACCCCACGCACCCAATAGCCAACAACGCCCTGTATAGCTTGCAGGAAACCCTAGGCGCCGCCAACCAAACCGAGCAGCTGGACACCTATCTGGAGAAATTCAAGCTAGCCAACCCGGAAAGTGATGCGCTGGAAAGTGTTGAATTTGAAGCTGCTAAATCGCTTTACTTTAATGAAAAGTATACCCAGGCCATTCCTAAGTTTGAGGGCTTCCTGAAAAGCTACCCGGCCAGCGCCTCGGTGGCCAATGCCCGGTATTTCCTGGGTGACTCTTACTTTAGAAGCGGAGATAAGGCCAATGCCTTGCGCAGCCTCAAAGAAGTTGCCATCCAGGGCAAGTCGGAGTATCTGAGCAAAGCCGTCCAGCGTGTGGCAGACATGGAATTTGAGAACGGCAACTACGGTGAGGCTGCCGCTTTCTACTCGCGCCTGCGTGACCTGGCCGTGAACAAGAAGGAGCAGGCCAACGCCTTGGTAGGCTTAATGAAGAGCTTCTACTTCACCAATGACTTCAACAACACCATTCTGATTGCAGATGACCTGATTGCCCGCGGCAATTCTACTTTAAACGCTTATAACACGGCGCTTTTATTCAGAGGCAAAGCCAGTCTGGCCCTGGGTCGTACTGACCAGGCCATGAAAGAATTCACAACGGCGGCCACTTCGGCTACGGACGTGAATGGTGCCGAGGCGCATTACCTCATCACAGAAATCCTGTTCCAGCAAAAGAAATACAAAGAGGCTTTGGACCACGGCTTTGAGTTCAGCAAGACCTTTGGGGATTATGACCTTTGGTTAGGCAAGACCTTCCTGATGATTGCTGATATCTACGTTGCGCAGAATGAGGCCTTTCAGGCGAAAGCAACTTTGAATTCCATTATAGAAAATTCTCCGCTGGAGGAAATCAAAACCGAAGCTAAAACCAAGCTGGCCGCATTGGAAAACAGCGTTACTCCTCCGGTAAACACCCCTAACGAGAAAGAAAATGAGAACTAA
- the trmB gene encoding tRNA (guanosine(46)-N7)-methyltransferase TrmB produces MGRGKLEKFAVNANRANVVEPGKDQYEKLKGRWNSEFFHKNQPLVLEVGCGKGEYTIGMAQRYPQKNFIGIDIKGNRIWKGSTLAIENALHNVGFLRVFIENLDQHFGEQEVDEIWVTFPDPQPRKRDIKRRLMSPRFLDMYQRILKPGGKVHLKTDSELLFDYSLEVLEERKAQNLLYTKDLYESDLQDHTMGIYTTFEKTYLELGVPIKYLQFTVG; encoded by the coding sequence ATGGGCAGAGGTAAACTAGAGAAATTTGCGGTAAACGCGAACCGGGCCAACGTGGTAGAACCCGGCAAAGATCAGTACGAAAAGTTAAAGGGACGCTGGAACAGCGAGTTCTTCCATAAGAACCAACCCCTAGTACTGGAGGTAGGCTGCGGAAAAGGGGAATACACTATTGGCATGGCCCAGCGGTACCCTCAAAAGAACTTCATCGGCATAGACATAAAGGGTAACCGCATCTGGAAAGGCAGCACCTTGGCCATAGAGAATGCCCTGCACAACGTGGGCTTCCTTCGGGTTTTTATTGAGAACCTTGACCAACATTTTGGGGAGCAGGAGGTGGATGAAATCTGGGTTACGTTCCCAGACCCGCAACCCCGCAAACGCGATATCAAGCGCCGGCTCATGTCGCCCCGGTTTCTGGACATGTACCAGCGTATTCTAAAGCCCGGCGGCAAGGTACACCTCAAGACGGACAGTGAGCTATTGTTTGATTATTCCCTGGAAGTATTGGAAGAGCGTAAGGCGCAAAACCTGCTTTATACCAAAGACTTATATGAATCTGACCTACAGGACCACACCATGGGCATTTACACCACCTTTGAGAAAACCTATCTTGAGTTGGGCGTGCCTATTAAATACCTGCAATTTACAGTTGGTTAA
- a CDS encoding HU domain-containing protein, whose translation MVQSHIKSLLYAYDCVIIPDFGGLITHYAPAKIHPVKHTFSPPYKRVAFNEQLKVNDGLLISTLAHKQQWPMPKAQQTVAAFVQELKEQLLTQHRFELKDVGVFRYNAERKLVFESLDADNFLEHSFGLPELVSKPIPGKESLVLRGNYKDQTAAQEESKKSSRFRKLYRMGATLVLGGMAITGIYLLSMQSDVALSSLNPFALIKSASTSEPVSNSTSQVTEVDAFEQAQLTEQYKTALPDGASIEEELATDDSLLAQFPENGPKTEEALVATSEALTVVETAPVTAPVKAEKAVVAPVANAEVKKAESVDKAAVSSSTIKQRTGRFYVIMGVFSLKGYAASNQKSLQRKGYDAKIVAPAYDTKRQRVSVADYASEAEAYAALPALRSKISNELWVFNY comes from the coding sequence ATGGTTCAAAGCCACATAAAATCTTTATTGTACGCCTATGACTGCGTGATCATCCCTGATTTTGGGGGACTAATCACGCATTATGCGCCTGCTAAGATCCATCCGGTGAAACATACGTTTTCACCGCCCTATAAGCGCGTGGCCTTTAATGAACAGCTGAAGGTAAATGATGGGTTATTGATTTCTACACTGGCCCACAAGCAGCAGTGGCCCATGCCTAAGGCCCAACAAACCGTAGCGGCCTTTGTCCAGGAGCTAAAAGAGCAGTTACTGACCCAGCATAGGTTTGAGCTGAAAGACGTTGGGGTGTTCCGGTACAATGCCGAGCGCAAGCTGGTGTTTGAAAGCCTGGACGCTGATAACTTCCTGGAGCATTCGTTTGGGTTACCGGAACTGGTTTCCAAGCCTATCCCGGGCAAAGAGTCCCTGGTGCTAAGAGGCAACTACAAAGACCAGACGGCTGCGCAAGAAGAAAGCAAAAAGAGCAGCCGCTTTCGGAAGCTTTACCGCATGGGCGCCACGCTGGTGCTGGGTGGAATGGCCATAACCGGTATCTACCTGCTTTCCATGCAGTCTGATGTGGCTTTAAGCTCTCTGAATCCTTTTGCCCTTATCAAGTCTGCTTCCACTTCGGAGCCAGTCTCCAATTCAACTTCACAAGTAACTGAGGTAGATGCTTTTGAGCAAGCTCAGTTAACGGAGCAATACAAGACAGCCCTTCCGGATGGTGCCTCCATTGAAGAGGAACTGGCCACAGATGACTCACTTTTGGCTCAATTTCCGGAAAACGGCCCTAAAACGGAAGAAGCCCTGGTAGCTACTTCAGAAGCGCTAACTGTAGTAGAGACAGCACCTGTCACCGCTCCAGTTAAAGCAGAAAAAGCAGTGGTTGCCCCGGTTGCCAATGCAGAAGTAAAAAAGGCGGAATCGGTTGATAAAGCAGCTGTAAGCAGCAGTACAATTAAACAGAGAACAGGCCGTTTTTACGTTATTATGGGCGTATTCTCTTTGAAAGGGTATGCGGCCAGTAACCAGAAAAGCCTTCAAAGAAAAGGATATGACGCTAAGATTGTAGCGCCAGCCTATGACACCAAACGGCAGCGGGTATCTGTGGCAGACTATGCCTCAGAAGCCGAAGCCTACGCAGCCTTACCGGCCTTGCGTTCTAAAATAAGCAATGAACTTTGGGTATTTAACTATTAA
- a CDS encoding ExbD/TolR family protein, with protein MNLRSKNRISAEFSMSSMTDIIFLLLIFFMLTSNFVTPTALPVNLPSSSKGSITMQKVSVTITKDLQYYVNDRPTTLETLSSDLSAALGGTEEGQGVVVLNVDKTVPVEYLVKVGGIASDLKAKISIATIATE; from the coding sequence ATGAATTTACGTTCCAAAAACCGAATCAGCGCGGAGTTCAGCATGTCTTCTATGACGGACATCATCTTCCTGCTCCTGATTTTCTTCATGCTCACCTCCAATTTCGTAACACCCACTGCTTTGCCGGTGAACCTGCCTTCCAGTTCTAAGGGCAGCATTACCATGCAGAAGGTAAGCGTGACCATTACCAAAGACCTACAGTATTACGTAAACGATAGACCTACTACTCTGGAAACACTTAGCTCCGACCTGTCCGCTGCCTTGGGCGGAACCGAAGAAGGGCAGGGGGTTGTTGTCCTGAATGTAGACAAAACCGTTCCCGTAGAGTACCTGGTGAAGGTAGGAGGGATTGCCAGCGACTTAAAGGCGAAGATTTCTATTGCCACTATTGCAACTGAATAA
- a CDS encoding MotA/TolQ/ExbB proton channel family protein translates to MNAFLLQITTTAPVDTLANAATAAQTAPETVSLLDLTMSGGWAMFPLAALSIMAIYIFVERYLTIKKAAQNPAGFNARLKSLVVAGDVQGARMLCAQTNSPISRMLEKGISRIGHPLKNIEASIENVGKIEIARLEKGLSGLATVAGAAPMLGFLGTVTGMIGAFIAIAQAEGSISPKLLSGGIYEAMVTTAAGLIIGLPAYVGYNFLVAKIDSIVHDMEYSSIEFIDLLQEPQA, encoded by the coding sequence ATGAACGCTTTTCTGCTCCAGATTACCACTACAGCTCCAGTAGACACTTTAGCAAACGCGGCAACTGCCGCCCAGACAGCACCAGAAACCGTTAGTTTATTAGATTTAACCATGTCGGGTGGTTGGGCCATGTTCCCTCTGGCGGCCCTTTCCATTATGGCCATCTACATTTTTGTGGAGCGCTACCTTACCATTAAGAAAGCCGCCCAGAACCCGGCCGGTTTTAATGCCCGCTTAAAAAGCCTGGTGGTTGCCGGTGACGTACAAGGCGCCCGCATGTTATGTGCCCAAACCAATTCTCCCATTTCCCGCATGTTGGAAAAAGGAATTTCCCGCATTGGTCACCCTTTGAAAAACATTGAGGCTTCCATTGAAAACGTAGGAAAGATTGAGATTGCCCGTCTGGAAAAAGGCCTTTCTGGTCTGGCCACCGTGGCAGGGGCTGCCCCCATGCTGGGCTTCCTGGGAACGGTAACGGGTATGATCGGTGCCTTTATCGCTATTGCCCAAGCCGAAGGGTCTATCAGCCCTAAATTGCTTTCTGGAGGTATCTATGAAGCCATGGTAACTACGGCGGCCGGATTGATCATAGGTTTGCCAGCCTACGTAGGATATAACTTCCTGGTAGCCAAAATTGACAGCATTGTGCATGATATGGAGTACAGCTCCATTGAGTTCATTGATTTATTACAGGAGCCGCAAGCCTAA